A genomic region of Camelus ferus isolate YT-003-E chromosome 35, BCGSAC_Cfer_1.0, whole genome shotgun sequence contains the following coding sequences:
- the LOC102505008 gene encoding yrdC domain-containing protein, mitochondrial-like, with the protein MSSARRRRGLRAMVAASMGLSEERAGSARRERFLRPPSPAPAAPGSRLLRLPGSGAVRAANLERAGWPYVWAAWLIDIYRYCHVRVPEGLLNDLLPGPVTLVMGRSEELNKDLNPFTPLVGIRIPDHAFMQDLAQVFGGPLALTSAKLSSQASSLKVEEFQDLWPHFSLVIDGGPIGDGQSPKCRLGSTVVDLSVPGKFGIIRPGCALESITAILQKYGLLPDLDPAPETPEE; encoded by the coding sequence ATGTCTTCGGCACGTCGGCGCAGGGGGCTGAGGGCCATGGTGGCTGCCAGCATGGGGTTGAGCGAGGAGCGGGCGGGCTCCGCCCGGAGAGAGCGTTTCCTCCGCCCGCCGAGCCCCGCTCCCGCGGCGCCGGGGTCTCGGCTGCTGCGGCTCCCGGGGAGCGGGGCCGTGCGGGCCGCAAACCTGGAGCGCGCCGGCTGGCCGTATGTCTGGGCCGCGTGGCTGATAGACATCTACAGGTACTGCCATGTGAGAGTACCTGAGGGGCTCCTGAACGATCTGTTGCCAGGACCAGTGACCCTGGTGATGGGGCGCTCAGAGGAGCTCAACAAGGACCTGAACCCCTTCACTCCTCTTGTAGGCATCCGGATCCCCGATCATGCCTTCATGCAGGACTTGGCCCAGGTATTTGGGGGACCACTAGCTCTCACCAGCGCCAAACTCAGCTCCCAGGCCAGCTCTCTGAAGGTTGAGGAATTCCAAGATCTCTGGCCTCACTTCTCTTTGGTCATTGATGGGGGACCAATTGGAGATGGCCAGAGCCCTAAATGCCGGCTAGGCTCAACTGTGGTTGACTTGTCTGTACCTGGAAAGTTTGGCATCATTCGTCCTGGTTGTGCCCTTGAGAGCATTACAGCCATCCTCCAGAAGTACGGGCTGCTCCCCGACCTGGATCCTGCTCCTGAAACTCCCGAGGAGTGA
- the LOC102506896 gene encoding leucine-rich repeat-containing protein 20-like, with product MLRKTGEAVARVARKVNKTVASGSDTLDLAECKLVSFPIGIYKVLRNVIDQSHRIMLANNELKSLTSKFMTTFCQLRERRLEGNFLHRFPNEVSTLQQLKDFPEQLTTLPALETISLEENEIMDVPVEKLAAVSALRLGNLHFNPLNAEVRVIARHSSCLMSPEGAWAPAR from the coding sequence ATGCTGAGGAAGACGGGTGAGGCGGTGGCCAGAGTGGCAAGGAAGGTCAACAAAACGGTGGCGAGCGGCTCCGACACCCTGGATCTGGCCGAGTGCAAGCTGGTTTCCTTCCCCATCGGCATCTATAAGGTCCTGCGTAATGTCATCGACCAGAGCCACCGCATCATGCTGGCCAACAACGAGCTCAAGTCCCTCACCAGCAAGTTCATGACCACGTTCTGTCAGCTCCGAGAACGCCGCCTGGAAGGGAACTTCCTGCACCGCTTCCCCAACGAGGTCAGCACCCTGCAGCAACTCAAGGACTTCCCGGAGCAGCTCACCACCCTGCCTGCTCTGGAGACCATCAGTCTGGAGGAGAACGAGATCATGGACGTGCCCGTGGAGAAGCTGGCTGCCGTGTCCGCCTTGCGCCTCGGCAACCTGCACTTCAACCCGCTGAACGCTGAGGTTCGCGTCATCGCCCGCCACTCATCATGTCTCATGTCTCCAGAGGGCGCATGGGCCCCTGCACGCTAG